In Nicotiana tabacum cultivar K326 chromosome 17, ASM71507v2, whole genome shotgun sequence, one DNA window encodes the following:
- the LOC107795534 gene encoding triosephosphate isomerase, cytosolic, with protein sequence MARKFFVGGNWKCNGTVEEVKKIVTTLSEAEVPSEDVVEVVISPPFLFLPLVKTLLRPDFSVAAQNCWVRKGGAFTGEVSAEMLVNLGIPWVILGHSERRLLLNESNDFVGDKVAYALSQGLKVIACVGETLEQRESGATMAVVAAQTKAIAERIPHWSNIVLAYEPVWAIGTGKVATPAQAQEVHSELRKWLHVNVDAAVAASTRIIYGGSVNGANCKELAAQPDVDGFLVGGASLKPEFIDIIKSATVKTSA encoded by the exons ATGGCCAGAAAATTTTTCGTCGGTGGCAACTGGAAATGC AATGGAACGGTGGAGGAAGTGAAAAAAATTGTGACCACATTGAGTGAAGCAGAAGTTCCTTCTGAAGATGTTGTTG AGGTTGTGATCAGTCCTCCATTTCTATTTCTTCCGTTAGTCAAAACCTTGTTGCGTCCTGATTTCTCCGTTGCTGCACAGAACTGTTGGGTTAGGAAAGGAGGTGCATTTACTGGTGAGGTTAG TGCTGAGATGTTGGTCAACTTGGGCATTCCCTGGGTAATCCTTGGCCACTCTGAGAGAAGGCTTTTACTGAATGAATCAAATGAT TTTGTGGGTGATAAAGTTGCATATGCACTTTCTCAAGGCTTAAAAGTGATTGCTTGTGTTGGGGAGACTCTTGAGCAGCGAGAATCAGGAGCTACAATGGCTGTAGTTGCGGCGCAAACAAAAGCAATTGCAG AAAGAATACCACACTGGTCCAATATTGTTTTGGCTTATGAGCCAGTGTGGGCCATTGGAACAGGAAAGGTTGCTACTCCAGCTCAGGCTCAGGAA GTTCATTCTGAATTAAGGAAATGGCTTCATGTTAATGTTGACGCAGCAGTTGCTGCTTCCACTAGAATCATCTATGGAG GTTCTGTAAATGGAGCTAACTGCAAAGAGTTGGCAGCACAACCTGATGTGGATGGTTTTTTGGTTGGTGGAGCTTCACTAAAG CCTGAATTTATTGATATCATCAAGTCCGCAACAGTGAAAACAAGTGCTTAG